One genomic region from Salvia hispanica cultivar TCC Black 2014 chromosome 2, UniMelb_Shisp_WGS_1.0, whole genome shotgun sequence encodes:
- the LOC125205978 gene encoding CDK5RAP3-like protein — MQNQDDIRKLPIDIAFARLGEWLVDRKRIPADWRKRMAAVRAKISTSFAALPKDIDPFFQTLDLEGIGYLEAKKIYEILLQSTPESRNIFGRLSGAAGDWETIVRAYEKDHIYLGEAAQIMVQNVNYEIPFQKKQVQKSQQQLVELERKEADIKRNAALSAAKYSEACQELGLQGVNVRLELFETAVKSLPSTFGQMLELLNSDSVTMAIEFYSTFVKDAHTEKDKTPSPVLPNLIHIRLNPPSLTVFVSPEVFGIVTTEVSNDEPALIAAGEADIAAESIDWDITLGSSDIDWDIGAVETEDNGNGLGPYEIVSASDALPNSPHGDDATTHQVMENLEGTAQDVSLPGIDWDISVENPEVGGAEATVVTSTPTESGLIDHYSKAEATGSSQVRSQLMETEYRNKILDDLFEVKAFLNQRLLELTNEETLSLQHQVQAVAPYVLQQYSSDSICEMLSNVSLAISKLTNRKTRDMIMILNSRRFLDRLVTTLEEKKHHESKLKEGLKDLYAKRLELQNSLSSSWPRQEAALVKTRELKQLCETTLSNLFDGRPVNIIGEINTLLNSGLNV, encoded by the exons ATGCAGAATCAAGACGATATTCGGAAACTCCCGATCGACATCGCTTTTGCTCGTCTCGGAG AATGGCTGGTGGATCGGAAGAGGATCCCGGCGGACTGGAGAAAGCGAATGGCGGCTGTGAGGGCGAAGATTTCCACGTCGTTTGCTGCACTGCCCAAAGACATTGATCCTTTTTTCCAAACCCTTGACCTTGAAG gAATTGGCTATCTGGAAGcaaagaaaatatatgaaatccTCTTACAGTCAACTCCAGAAAGCCGCAATATATTTGGTCGGCTTTCAGGTGCTGCG GGTGATTGGGAGACCATAGTGCGAGCATACGAGAAAGATCATATTTATCTTGGTGAGGCTGCTCAGATAATGGTCCAAAATGTGAATTATGAAAT CCCATTTCAGAAGAAGCAAGTCCAAAAGAGTCAGCAACAGCTTGTGGAATTAGAGCGAAAAGAAGCTGATATAAAGCGAAATGCAGCTCTTTCGGCAGCAAAATATTCAGAGGCTTGTCAGGAGCTAGGATTGcag GGTGTAAATGTCAGGTTAGAGTTGTTTGAAACAGCTGTAAAATCTCTTCCGAGCACTTTTGGTCAGATGCTAGAATTGTTGAACAGTGACTCCGTTACAATGGCCATTGAGTTTTACTCAACATTTGTTAAAGATGCTCATACAGAGAAGGAT AAAACTCCTAGCCCTGTGTTGCCAAACTTGATACACATTCGCCTAAATCCCCCTTCTCTTACCGTTTTTGTGAGTCCTGAAGTTTTTGGTATTGTCACCACTGAAGTAAGCAATGATGAACCTGCACTCATAGCTGCTGGGGAAGCAGATATTGCAGCTGAAAGCATTGACTGGGATATTACTTTGGGGAGCTCTGACATTGATTGGGATATTGGTGCTGTAGAAACAGAAGATAATGGAAATGGATTGGGTCCATATGAAATTGTTAGTGCTAGTGATGCTTTACCAAATTCTCCTCATGGAGATGATGCTACGACTCACCAGGTCATGGAAAACTTGGAAGGCACAGCTCAAGATGTCTCTCTGCCAGGTATTGATTGGGATATAAGTGTTGAGAATCCAGAGGTTGGCGGGGCTGAAGCAACTGTTGTAACAAGCACTCCCACGGAATCTGGTTTAATCGATCATTATTCTAAAGCTGAAGCAACTGGAAGTAGCCAAGTAAGGAGTCAGCTTATGGAAACAGAATACCGGAACAAGATACTTGATGACTTATTTGAG GTTAAAGCATTTCTGAACCAACGGTTGCTTGAATTAACAAATGAAGAAACCTTATCTTTACAACATCAAGTCCAAGCAGTAGCTCCCTATGTGCTCCAGCAGTACTCTTCTGACTCTATCTGTGAGATGTTATCAAATGTATCTTTAGCCATCTCAAAGTTAACTAATAGGAAGACGCGGGACATGATAATGATATTGAACTCTAGAAG ATTTTTGGATCGTTTAGTAACTACACTGGAGGAAAAGAAGCACCATGAATCTAAGTTAAAGGAAGGGCTGAAAGACCTTTATGCTAAACGCCTGGAGCTACAAAATTCACTATCTTCCTCATGGCCCAGACAA GAAGCCGCGCTTGTGAAAACCAGAGAGTTAAAGCAACTTTGTGAGACTACGCTTTCAAACCTTTTCGACGGAAGACCTGTCAATATCATTGGAGAGATTAACACTCTGTTGAACAGTGGcttaaatgtataa
- the LOC125205980 gene encoding probable plastid-lipid-associated protein 13, chloroplastic produces MWLFISCSPFLRGKWNIEWFGSGSPGLLAARILFERFPPALTSSLNLDAVINDGYANVSADKEQIYCLHPAICQGAT; encoded by the exons ATGTGGTTGTTCATATCATGTTCTCCCTTTCTGAGAGGCAAATGGAACATCGAGTGGTTTGGATCTGGAAGCCCTGGGCTTCTTGCTGCTCGGATCTTGTTCGA GAGGTTTCCTCCAGCATTGACAAGTTCGTTAAACCTTGATGCAGTGATCAATGATGGATATGCAAATGTTTCTGCAG ATAAAGAGCAGATTTACTGTCTCCACCCAGCTATCTGTCAAGGAGCCACTTAG
- the LOC125205979 gene encoding VQ motif-containing protein 17, translated as MTMENQMCCPKTASTNLAMHRKSQTISKSKPKIRIIHIFAPEIIKTDAANFRELVQRLTGKPDQHNGVTETKEGSRKKKSRAEVGAGFHVKEEIWMSANSGGGFLGGFTEIEGFMHELNHFQFLEGTTAQMQDVYGDHCLQLA; from the coding sequence ATGACAATGGAAAACCAAATGTGCTGCCCAAAGACAGCCTCAACAAACCTAGCCATGCACAGAAAATCACAAAcgatttcaaaatcaaagcCGAAAATCCGAATAATTCACATATTTGCACCAGAAATCATCAAGACTGATGCTGCAAACTTCAGGGAGCTGGTGCAGAGGCTCACCGGAAAGCCTGATCAACACAACGGCGTTACGGAGACAAAAGAGGgatcaagaaagaaaaagtcaAGAGCGGAGGTGGGTGCTGGATTTCATGTGAAAGAAGAGATTTGGATGAGTGCAAATTCGGGAGGTGGATTTTTGGGAGGTTTTACGGAAATTGAAGGATTCATGCATGAGCTTAATCACTTTCAGTTTTTGGAAGGTACAACAGCTCAGATGCAGGATGTTTATGGAGATCACTGTCTGCAGCTTGCTTGA